The Sphingomonas bisphenolicum genomic interval GCATGTTGGAGGCGGTGATATTGTTCGTCGTTCAAGTCCATCATCACCCGACTCCGAAGCAGGTTCCAGAATGGCAATATACCTACGTTTGGACGATATGGCGCACCCGTTGAGCAAATTATTCGGGAAGCGGTTGAGGGCGCGGAGGCAGGCCCTCAAAATGTCGCAAGCGATGCTGCATGAGCAAACCGGCGTCACGGCTTCCTACATTTCGTTTATCGAGAACGGGAAGGCCAATCCGACCTTGGATGTTATGGCGCAGCTCGCGGACGCGATCGGGTGCCCTGTCTCGGAAATGTTGGCCGCTGAAGCATAGTCGCCGCTGTCTATGTGCTGCAGCATAGCCGCCCGCGTCTATGTCGCCGGTGGCATAGACGTTCCCGTCTATGATGCGGGCCGGTGAAGCCTCCTTGCTGGCTTAGGAGGTTGCAGCATCGAGCCGGAGCCGTAATCATCCGGTGCCATGAAGGAATGGCCCGATCCGAACGACGATACCGGCAGCGACTTGCTTATCCACATCGAGTTTTGGGGATTGCTGGCGCTTACCGGGCTTGCCTTCCTCGCGGGCGTTGGGCCGCCGATCGTCCGCTTTGTCCGTTCAGTCATCGGATAGGCGCGCACGCCTATGATGCTGTCCCGTGGCGGGGAACAATGTAGGCCCATATGCCGCCTTGGCTCGCCCACTCTGGATGCGAATAATTATAGGCCATCATGGCGAGCGTGAACAGCAGCAGCAGAAGCGCCGACAAATCGCCGCGCGAAAAGGGCCTGTTGTTATCGCCGTTCATCGCCTCTTTTGACACAGGAGCGGTAATCGGACCCTTGCCCGCCTTGGTTAAATGTTGGTGGACGAGCTGGGGGCGCAAAAAGATGGACCCGACAGCTAATGCAGCCGGGTCCAGTGAAAGAACCTAAATGATCGAGAAAGGTTCTTCGGGTCGCAGGGCTGATCTAGGATGCTTTGGTTAATCATTTCACAACGGCAACGAGTGCGGTGCTGGCCTGCTATGAGTCCACTTCCAGCAGCGCGGCGAGGATCGCAATTCGCTCGCCCGCAGGCAGCTCGCTAAACATGCGTTTCCAACG includes:
- a CDS encoding helix-turn-helix domain-containing protein; amino-acid sequence: MLHEQTGVTASYISFIENGKANPTLDVMAQLADAIGCPVSEMLAAEA